One stretch of Niallia sp. XMNu-256 DNA includes these proteins:
- a CDS encoding multidrug effflux MFS transporter produces MNQSQTSSMLLRKNKSKRLWMAILLGSFAAIAPLSTDMYLPSLPALAEDLQSNTSVAQLTLTASFLGMGLGQLWLGTLSDQRGRRIPLIISLSVFCLSSFLCTIASSIEMLIVLRFIQGVSGAGGMVISRAIVRDLYSGTELTKFFALLMLINGAAPILAPVVGGQLLQYTSWRGIFVVLGILGMLMVTAAVFSIQETLLPENRIASGLKNTLLTLRGLLRDRVFVGYMFTQGFVTAAMFAYISGSPFVIQNIYGASPQMFSFIFAINGLGIILASQTTGRLAGKVKETTLLKVGLCIASFGGLLLVAMLTLGIGLIGVLISLFFVVSSVGIVGTSVFSLAMESQGKSAGSAAAFLGLMPFFLGSIMAPLVGIGNGQTAWPMAIVILMCEMIAVMSYLFLVNKK; encoded by the coding sequence ATGAATCAAAGTCAGACAAGCTCGATGCTATTAAGGAAAAACAAATCAAAACGGTTATGGATGGCCATTCTTTTGGGATCTTTTGCTGCAATCGCTCCATTATCAACAGATATGTATTTGCCATCATTGCCGGCATTAGCAGAGGATTTGCAAAGTAATACATCTGTCGCGCAGCTTACATTAACTGCAAGCTTTCTAGGGATGGGATTGGGACAGTTATGGCTTGGAACGTTGAGTGATCAAAGGGGGCGGCGTATTCCCTTGATTATTTCTTTATCCGTTTTTTGTTTGTCCTCATTTTTATGTACCATTGCATCTTCCATTGAAATGTTGATTGTCCTCCGGTTTATCCAAGGTGTTTCAGGAGCTGGTGGAATGGTTATATCCCGTGCCATCGTTCGGGATTTATACAGTGGAACTGAGTTAACAAAGTTTTTCGCCTTGTTAATGTTGATCAATGGGGCAGCCCCTATTTTAGCTCCGGTCGTTGGGGGACAGCTTCTGCAGTATACCTCTTGGCGTGGGATTTTTGTTGTATTAGGGATTTTAGGGATGTTGATGGTAACAGCTGCTGTCTTTAGCATTCAGGAAACACTTTTACCAGAAAACCGTATTGCGAGCGGATTAAAGAATACACTTCTGACTTTAAGAGGCCTTCTTAGAGACCGGGTATTTGTGGGATACATGTTCACACAAGGTTTTGTCACTGCAGCAATGTTTGCCTATATTTCCGGATCGCCATTTGTGATTCAAAATATTTACGGCGCTTCCCCGCAGATGTTCAGTTTTATTTTTGCGATAAATGGCTTGGGCATTATTCTTGCCAGTCAAACTACAGGCAGGTTAGCTGGAAAGGTCAAAGAAACAACTCTTCTAAAGGTAGGGTTATGCATTGCATCATTTGGCGGATTGTTACTTGTTGCTATGCTCACATTAGGAATCGGGCTTATTGGAGTGTTGATCTCTTTATTCTTTGTTGTATCAAGTGTGGGGATTGTTGGGACTTCAGTCTTTTCATTAGCGATGGAAAGTCAAGGGAAATCAGCTGGTAGTGCTGCAGCCTTCCTAGGATTAATGCCTTTCTTTTTAGGGTCGATTATGGCTCCATTAGTAGGGATCGGTAACGGACAAACAGCCTGGCCAATGGCTATTGTAATCCTAATGTGTGAAATGATTGCTGTGATGTCATATTTATTTCTTGTCAATAAAAAATGA
- a CDS encoding amidohydrolase family protein: protein MSNEKPLRVDFHAHIIPHDFPDLEEKYGDNRFPTLKHTCDCGAEIYKDGKAFRKIEDNAWDPIKRIAQMDEEGIDVQVLSPIPVTFTYWADAEKCLELSKAQNDFIASVVKEYPTRFVGLGTVPLQDADLAIAEMERAINELGLKGIEIGSNANGKTLDDPEILRFIEAAAKMEVPIFVHPWATVGVERMQNHNFMYSIGMPSETALAAGSLIFSGILEKYPNLKICFSHGGGSFPYVLARIDQAWESWPHIRTTEEKPSFYAQKLYFDTLVYDPKNLQFMIDKFGTDKLIAGSDYPFVLREVPSGKVVDLIENVSAEDKQKMLGDNAVKFLGLRKEDYVKEELVK from the coding sequence TTGTCTAACGAAAAACCACTTCGCGTGGATTTCCACGCTCATATTATTCCACATGATTTTCCAGATTTAGAGGAAAAATACGGAGATAATCGATTTCCAACATTAAAGCATACATGTGATTGTGGAGCGGAAATTTACAAAGATGGCAAGGCATTCCGTAAAATCGAAGATAATGCTTGGGATCCAATAAAACGTATTGCACAAATGGATGAAGAGGGAATCGATGTTCAAGTTCTTTCTCCAATTCCAGTAACATTTACTTACTGGGCTGATGCAGAAAAATGTTTAGAGTTATCAAAAGCACAAAATGATTTTATTGCTTCGGTTGTAAAAGAATATCCGACTCGATTTGTTGGACTAGGAACAGTTCCTTTGCAAGATGCTGACTTAGCGATTGCTGAAATGGAAAGAGCAATTAATGAATTAGGATTAAAAGGGATTGAGATTGGTAGTAATGCAAATGGAAAAACTTTAGATGATCCAGAAATCTTAAGATTTATAGAGGCTGCTGCAAAAATGGAGGTACCGATTTTTGTACACCCATGGGCTACTGTTGGAGTAGAAAGAATGCAAAATCATAATTTCATGTACTCAATTGGTATGCCATCAGAAACTGCGCTAGCTGCTGGGAGCTTAATTTTTAGTGGAATCCTAGAAAAATATCCAAACTTAAAAATATGTTTCTCACATGGCGGAGGATCATTCCCATATGTTTTAGCACGAATCGATCAGGCTTGGGAATCTTGGCCACATATTCGTACAACCGAAGAAAAACCAAGTTTCTATGCCCAAAAGCTTTATTTTGATACACTTGTTTATGATCCAAAAAACCTTCAATTTATGATTGACAAATTTGGTACAGATAAATTGATCGCGGGATCCGACTATCCCTTTGTTTTACGTGAAGTTCCTTCTGGAAAAGTTGTCGATCTTATTGAAAATGTTTCAGCTGAAGATAAACAAAAAATGTTAGGTGACAATGCGGTTAAATTCCTTGGCTTACGTAAAGAAGATTATGTAAAAGAAGAATTAGTTAAATAA
- a CDS encoding ABC transporter transmembrane domain-containing protein, with translation MKVFMDLKWFFKQEKRPYIVGILLLIVVAMLELLPPKIIGIIVDAIKDRTLTGRELLTWMIVLTVTGISMYVFRYFWRAMIFGSAYKLSRQLRDMLYTHFTKMSQTFYQKKRVGDLMAHATNDLQAIQQTAGAGVLTMVDSLTIGIAVVVVMATTISWELTLICLIPMPLMAIMTNWYGRLLHKRFYKAQQAFSSLNDKTQESITGIKVIKTFGQEKEDIEDFYNQSADVVKKNLAVARVDALYDPTIASIVGVSFFLSIAFGAKFVIDGMITIGELVSFNAYLGLLVWPMLAFGWLFNILERGRASYDRIRSILEEPVDVKDTPNALDQVPTGDIEFHLDDFTYPGEQKPVLKQIHFRLRRGETLGIVGKTGAGKTTLLKLLIRESEGFNGDILIGERRIDEYKLERLREAIGYVPQEHFLFSATVAENISFARPDASIEEVHLAAKLAKVDQDILQFTDGYDTIVGERGVSLSGGQKQRISIARALLMQPEVLILDDSLSAVDAKTEEGILASLRETRAGKTTIITAHRLSAIQHADIILVLDEGEIAQMGTHDELMEQDGWYKEMYLHQQLEALVEKGGSHGKTN, from the coding sequence ATGAAGGTTTTTATGGATTTGAAGTGGTTTTTTAAACAAGAAAAAAGACCATATATTGTAGGAATCCTTTTATTAATTGTGGTAGCGATGCTTGAGTTGCTTCCGCCAAAAATCATTGGGATTATTGTAGATGCGATCAAAGATAGGACTTTAACCGGAAGAGAGCTTCTGACATGGATGATCGTTTTAACGGTCACAGGCATTTCCATGTATGTCTTTCGCTATTTTTGGAGGGCCATGATTTTTGGCTCCGCTTATAAGCTTTCTAGACAGTTGCGGGATATGCTGTATACTCATTTTACGAAGATGTCGCAAACCTTCTATCAAAAGAAAAGAGTAGGGGACTTAATGGCTCATGCGACGAATGATTTACAGGCGATTCAGCAGACCGCAGGAGCCGGCGTATTAACAATGGTCGATTCATTGACGATTGGGATTGCCGTCGTTGTGGTCATGGCAACGACGATCAGCTGGGAATTAACGCTGATTTGCTTAATCCCAATGCCACTAATGGCAATTATGACGAACTGGTATGGGCGTTTGCTTCATAAACGATTTTACAAGGCGCAACAAGCCTTTTCGTCTTTGAACGACAAAACGCAGGAGAGTATTACAGGAATTAAAGTCATTAAAACATTTGGTCAAGAAAAGGAAGATATTGAAGATTTTTATAACCAATCAGCAGATGTTGTGAAAAAGAACTTAGCCGTTGCACGAGTGGATGCCTTATACGATCCAACCATTGCTAGTATTGTAGGAGTCTCTTTTTTCTTATCCATTGCTTTTGGCGCGAAGTTTGTCATCGACGGAATGATTACTATAGGAGAACTCGTCTCATTTAATGCCTATTTAGGGCTTTTAGTCTGGCCGATGCTAGCATTTGGCTGGCTGTTTAATATTTTGGAAAGAGGCAGAGCCTCTTATGACAGGATAAGATCGATCTTGGAGGAGCCAGTGGATGTAAAAGATACGCCAAATGCGCTCGATCAAGTTCCGACAGGGGACATTGAGTTTCATCTGGATGATTTTACTTACCCAGGAGAACAGAAGCCTGTATTAAAACAAATCCACTTTAGGTTAAGAAGGGGAGAAACCCTTGGCATTGTTGGAAAAACAGGGGCTGGAAAAACAACTTTATTAAAACTTCTCATTCGGGAGAGTGAAGGTTTTAATGGAGATATTTTGATAGGTGAAAGGCGTATCGATGAATATAAACTTGAGCGGCTTCGTGAAGCAATTGGTTATGTGCCGCAGGAGCATTTTCTATTTTCTGCGACTGTTGCAGAAAATATTTCATTTGCGAGGCCGGATGCTTCAATTGAAGAGGTTCATCTTGCTGCGAAATTAGCGAAAGTAGATCAAGACATACTTCAATTTACGGATGGATATGATACGATTGTTGGTGAGAGAGGCGTCTCACTTTCCGGTGGACAAAAGCAGAGGATTTCTATTGCAAGAGCATTATTAATGCAACCAGAAGTCTTAATTCTCGATGATTCCTTATCTGCCGTTGATGCAAAAACGGAAGAGGGGATACTCGCATCATTAAGGGAAACTCGTGCTGGAAAAACAACGATTATTACAGCGCATCGCTTAAGTGCGATTCAGCATGCAGATATAATTCTCGTTCTTGATGAAGGAGAGATTGCCCAAATGGGTACACATGATGAGCTAATGGAACAGGATGGTTGGTACAAGGAAATGTATCTCCATCAGCAGTTAGAAGCACTTGTAGAGAAAGGGGGATCACATGGGAAAACGAACTGA
- the zupT gene encoding zinc transporter ZupT, translating into MENVLLAFALTLFAGLATGIGSLLAFFTSRTNTKFLSLALGFSAGVMIYVSMIEIFAKAQNALVSEMGKGPGNWVTVGSFFAGMLLIALIDRLIPKQGNPHELKKVEEMNDPSKTTTDPALLKMGTFTALAIGIHNFPEGIATFASTIQDPALGIAIALAVAIHNIPEGIAVSVPIYFATGSKKKAFKLSFLSGLAEPIGALLAFLVLMPFLNEIVFGIIFAAVAGIMVFISLDELLPAAKKYDEAHTSIYGLIAGMAVMAVSLILFM; encoded by the coding sequence GTGGAAAATGTTCTATTAGCATTTGCATTGACCCTATTCGCAGGCCTGGCTACTGGGATAGGAAGTTTATTAGCTTTTTTTACCTCACGTACAAACACGAAATTTTTATCACTTGCTTTAGGATTTTCCGCAGGTGTTATGATATATGTCTCAATGATTGAGATTTTTGCGAAAGCACAAAATGCTTTAGTAAGTGAGATGGGGAAAGGACCAGGCAATTGGGTTACCGTTGGAAGCTTTTTTGCAGGTATGTTGTTGATCGCTTTAATTGACAGGTTAATTCCAAAGCAAGGGAATCCACATGAACTAAAGAAAGTGGAGGAAATGAATGATCCAAGTAAGACAACAACAGACCCCGCTTTATTAAAAATGGGGACCTTCACGGCACTTGCGATTGGAATCCACAACTTTCCTGAAGGAATAGCTACATTTGCTTCGACCATTCAAGATCCGGCATTAGGAATTGCAATAGCATTGGCGGTTGCTATTCATAATATTCCAGAGGGGATTGCTGTATCTGTTCCGATTTATTTTGCCACAGGTAGCAAGAAAAAGGCCTTTAAGTTGTCTTTTTTATCCGGCTTAGCCGAACCAATTGGAGCACTCCTTGCCTTTTTAGTATTGATGCCCTTTTTAAATGAAATTGTATTCGGAATAATATTTGCTGCTGTAGCAGGGATCATGGTCTTTATCTCCCTTGATGAATTATTACCTGCAGCAAAGAAATATGATGAGGCACACACCTCGATTTATGGATTAATTGCAGGGATGGCTGTAATGGCGGTTAGCCTTATCCTATTCATGTAA
- the helD gene encoding RNA polymerase recycling motor HelD, which produces MSEGNEEWHTEQNRIDEVIEIIKIWFRRLLSLEKDVHGDTLELRKTFWQDVTVNLDEPDDVIETHTSIKQQAELLAERERSHGQIHKRLKTLTRLKDSPYFGRIDFLEDGDEHIESVYLGIGSLMDENEEEFLIYDWRAPISSIYYDFAPGPAYYQTPEGQIDGQVKLKRQFIIRNGKLVSMFDTGITIGDELLQEVLGGNASTGMKSIVATIQREQNQIIRNEKSKLLVVQGVAGSGKTSAALQRVAYLLYQYRDTLSAENMILFSPNPLFNSYVSSVLPELGEENLKQTTFQEYLNNHLGHVYKVEDSFAQLEYLLQGDKTPLYKTRVKSIRFKASLQFKEYIDQFLQSMHLGGLYFKDIIFRDEMIVSKMDILEYFYGLDESMSIPNRMKVLTEWLIKKLRVQAKIEQKKSWVEEAIQYLDKEDYLKAFQAIKRKSEDLSFDDFQQEEKYLVKYIVNREMKPLMRSVKRLRFIDMKKVYSQLFTGSIPFNGELPKEWKRISQMTLQFLKKGILTYEDATPFLYLKERIEGKKADLSLRHVFIDEAQDYSPFQYAYLKETFPSSKMTLLGDMNQSIFLHSQEVTNLFQNNAESDIETIVLNKSYRSTRQIVEFTRGLTKNGEEIIPFNRNGRKPTLTKVSHERELITKIQERVEELKEKGHQTIAIIGKTASESTQAYEALSKKVGGHLIEKGTIQYEKGLLFIPAYLAKGIEFDAVIMYNTSQQNFGREMERELFYTACTRAMHELHMYSIGEESVFILKQPEDTYDISSY; this is translated from the coding sequence GTGAGCGAAGGAAATGAAGAGTGGCATACGGAACAAAATCGTATTGATGAAGTTATTGAGATAATCAAGATTTGGTTTCGTCGTTTGCTCTCACTGGAAAAAGATGTTCATGGAGATACTCTAGAACTAAGAAAGACCTTCTGGCAAGATGTAACCGTTAACCTAGATGAACCAGACGATGTGATTGAAACTCATACAAGTATTAAGCAGCAAGCTGAATTGCTAGCGGAACGTGAACGAAGCCATGGGCAGATTCATAAACGTCTTAAAACTCTAACGAGATTAAAAGATTCACCATATTTTGGGCGGATTGACTTTCTAGAAGATGGTGACGAACATATAGAGTCTGTTTATCTTGGGATCGGATCATTAATGGATGAGAATGAGGAAGAGTTTCTAATCTATGATTGGAGAGCCCCCATCTCAAGTATTTATTATGATTTTGCGCCTGGTCCTGCCTATTATCAAACACCAGAGGGCCAAATTGACGGTCAAGTTAAATTAAAACGGCAATTCATTATTAGAAATGGCAAATTGGTAAGTATGTTTGATACGGGGATTACCATTGGCGACGAGTTGCTTCAAGAGGTATTAGGTGGGAATGCCAGCACAGGAATGAAAAGCATTGTAGCCACTATTCAACGGGAACAGAATCAGATTATCCGAAATGAAAAAAGCAAATTACTTGTTGTGCAAGGGGTTGCAGGAAGCGGGAAAACGTCTGCGGCCTTGCAAAGGGTTGCCTATTTATTGTATCAATATCGAGATACTTTATCGGCGGAAAATATGATTCTTTTTTCACCAAACCCTCTTTTTAATAGTTATGTTTCATCTGTATTGCCAGAATTAGGTGAAGAAAACTTAAAGCAAACGACCTTTCAGGAATACTTGAATAACCATTTAGGCCATGTTTATAAGGTAGAAGACTCTTTTGCCCAGTTAGAGTATTTACTTCAAGGTGATAAAACACCACTGTATAAAACAAGAGTTAAGTCGATTCGCTTTAAAGCTAGTCTTCAATTTAAAGAATACATTGATCAATTCCTTCAATCCATGCATTTAGGTGGATTGTATTTTAAAGATATCATTTTTAGAGACGAGATGATTGTTTCAAAAATGGATATACTAGAATACTTTTACGGACTAGATGAGTCAATGTCGATCCCAAATCGAATGAAAGTTCTTACCGAATGGCTAATAAAGAAATTAAGAGTCCAAGCGAAAATAGAACAAAAAAAGAGTTGGGTAGAAGAAGCTATTCAATATTTAGATAAAGAAGATTACCTAAAAGCCTTTCAAGCGATTAAGAGAAAGAGCGAAGATTTATCATTCGATGACTTTCAACAAGAAGAAAAATATTTGGTAAAATATATTGTAAATCGCGAAATGAAACCACTTATGAGAAGTGTAAAAAGGTTGCGGTTTATTGATATGAAAAAAGTATATAGTCAATTGTTTACTGGTTCGATCCCATTTAATGGGGAGCTTCCAAAAGAATGGAAACGAATTTCGCAAATGACCCTACAATTTCTGAAAAAAGGTATTTTAACTTATGAAGATGCAACTCCTTTTTTATATTTAAAAGAACGAATTGAAGGGAAAAAAGCGGATTTGAGTTTACGTCATGTTTTTATTGATGAAGCTCAAGATTATTCTCCTTTTCAATATGCCTATTTAAAGGAGACATTTCCATCTAGTAAAATGACATTGCTTGGCGATATGAATCAATCGATTTTTTTACACTCTCAAGAAGTGACAAATCTCTTTCAAAACAATGCTGAATCAGATATAGAAACGATTGTATTAAATAAGAGTTATCGTTCAACAAGGCAAATTGTTGAGTTTACAAGAGGGCTCACCAAGAATGGGGAAGAGATTATTCCGTTTAATCGGAATGGCCGCAAACCAACTTTAACTAAGGTTTCCCATGAGCGGGAGTTAATAACGAAAATTCAGGAGCGGGTTGAAGAACTGAAAGAAAAAGGACACCAAACCATTGCCATTATTGGAAAAACAGCGAGTGAATCAACTCAAGCCTATGAAGCACTTTCTAAAAAGGTTGGCGGACATTTAATTGAAAAAGGAACGATTCAATATGAAAAAGGTCTCCTGTTCATACCTGCATACTTAGCAAAAGGCATAGAGTTTGATGCGGTTATTATGTATAATACTTCGCAACAAAATTTTGGTAGGGAAATGGAACGTGAGCTTTTCTATACGGCTTGTACGAGAGCTATGCATGAATTACATATGTATTCAATTGGAGAGGAAAGTGTGTTTATTTTAAAACAACCAGAAGATACATATGATATCTCATCATATTAA
- a CDS encoding VOC family protein: protein MIRYKKLGYVVLSVTDLEKSLDFYVNVVGLQFVERDNENVYLRSSYDHHNLILQQGPEPGLKRVGWELEKADQFQDVFNYLTDKGLNPVELSEKETQKLAQGRTLRFNDPYVGTTYEFYVEMMQLGLPFKPSNGANIETLLHVVYESPYLEEITDFFVNTLNFKISDFSGRETNFVWLRAFPNKWHHTFAVTKGPENKLNHLAYKVSTVDDIGIQVNRLKEQGVPILFGPGRHHPSGSIFLYFADPDGISIEYSQGMEEFPEEGAREPRRLEPSKETIDEWGGTPEPAFGQVGKLLTDDSLETVKK, encoded by the coding sequence ATGATCCGATATAAAAAATTGGGATATGTTGTATTGAGTGTAACAGACCTTGAAAAGTCTTTAGATTTTTATGTAAATGTTGTAGGACTGCAATTTGTTGAACGTGATAATGAAAACGTATACTTAAGAAGTAGTTACGATCATCATAACTTAATTTTGCAACAGGGGCCTGAGCCAGGGCTTAAAAGAGTTGGATGGGAGCTTGAAAAGGCTGATCAATTCCAAGATGTATTTAACTATTTAACGGATAAGGGGTTAAATCCGGTTGAATTAAGTGAAAAAGAAACACAAAAATTAGCACAAGGTAGAACATTACGATTCAATGACCCATACGTGGGCACGACATATGAATTTTATGTTGAAATGATGCAGTTAGGTTTGCCATTTAAACCTTCAAATGGGGCAAATATTGAGACTTTATTACATGTTGTTTATGAGTCTCCATACTTGGAAGAAATCACTGACTTCTTTGTGAATACGCTTAACTTTAAGATTTCTGATTTCTCTGGAAGAGAAACAAACTTTGTATGGCTAAGAGCATTCCCTAACAAATGGCACCATACGTTTGCTGTTACAAAAGGGCCTGAAAACAAATTGAATCACTTAGCTTATAAAGTAAGCACAGTTGACGATATCGGAATTCAAGTAAATCGTCTAAAAGAACAAGGCGTGCCTATTTTGTTTGGACCTGGAAGGCACCATCCATCAGGAAGTATTTTCCTTTACTTTGCAGATCCAGACGGTATCTCAATCGAGTACAGTCAAGGGATGGAAGAGTTTCCTGAAGAAGGAGCGAGAGAGCCACGTCGTTTAGAACCAAGTAAGGAAACGATTGATGAGTGGGGCGGAACACCTGAACCTGCATTCGGTCAAGTTGGAAAATTATTAACTGATGATTCCCTTGAAACGGTAAAGAAATAA
- a CDS encoding YqhV family protein yields the protein MFHLIEKTILGMAFLRMFSGSLEIFVALMFIKYNDIEKALVINSSLALVGPIILLLTTTIGLVGMAEKISITKIIWVFGGVACIIYGVKSN from the coding sequence ATGTTCCATTTAATCGAAAAGACTATTTTAGGGATGGCATTTCTACGTATGTTTTCGGGAAGCCTTGAAATTTTCGTAGCTCTAATGTTCATTAAATACAACGATATTGAGAAAGCGTTAGTAATCAATAGTTCATTAGCTTTAGTGGGACCAATTATTCTACTCCTCACAACGACAATCGGTTTAGTGGGTATGGCTGAGAAAATTTCGATCACAAAAATTATTTGGGTTTTTGGAGGCGTTGCTTGCATTATTTATGGAGTAAAAAGTAACTAG
- a CDS encoding ABC-F family ATP-binding cassette domain-containing protein: MSLLTVENLSHTFGDRTLFKDVSFRLLAGDHVGLVGANGVGKSTLMNIITKQLIHDTGKVEWTPNVHYGYLDQHTVLTKGKSIRDVLKDAFLPLYEQENELNLVTAQMAEATPEELEKLLEKMGDIQDRLDAGGFYTLEIKIEEAARGLGLDAIGLDRDVSALSGGQRTKVLLAKLLLEQPQVLLLDEPTNHLDEEHIRWLTSYLKDYPYAFILISHDTEFMNQISNVIFHLEFSKLTRYTASYEKFLELAELHKNQHLQAYEKQREFIKKQEDFIAKNKARYSTTGRAKSRQKQLDRLERIDRPESTVKPTFEFKEARGSSRFVFEGIDFEIGYTHPLLPKMSMTIERGEKIAIVGCNGVGKSTLLKTMLGNLEPLSGKIERGDFLYPSYFEQEVKVGTITPIEDVWNEFPSLDQHQVRAALARCGLKNEHISRPLNQLSGGEQAKVRLCKLLMNESNWLLFDEPTNHLDGIAKEELKRALQAYKGTIVLVCHEPEFYEGWITKVWNVEEWSQEMMD; encoded by the coding sequence ATGAGTTTATTAACTGTTGAAAACTTAAGTCATACTTTTGGTGACCGAACCCTTTTTAAGGATGTTTCTTTTCGACTGCTTGCAGGGGATCATGTTGGACTTGTCGGTGCAAATGGAGTAGGAAAATCTACCTTGATGAATATTATTACAAAACAACTGATCCATGATACTGGAAAAGTTGAATGGACTCCCAATGTTCACTATGGTTATTTAGACCAACATACAGTACTGACTAAAGGAAAGAGCATACGCGATGTTCTAAAAGATGCTTTTCTTCCTCTATATGAACAGGAAAATGAATTAAATCTAGTTACGGCTCAAATGGCAGAAGCTACCCCAGAAGAACTTGAGAAGCTCCTAGAAAAAATGGGTGACATTCAAGATCGTCTTGATGCCGGTGGCTTTTATACATTAGAGATTAAAATTGAAGAGGCTGCACGTGGTCTTGGTTTAGATGCGATCGGACTTGACCGCGATGTTTCGGCATTAAGTGGAGGACAACGGACAAAGGTTTTATTGGCCAAGCTTTTGCTAGAACAACCACAGGTCCTATTACTTGACGAGCCGACAAACCATTTAGATGAGGAACATATTCGTTGGTTAACTTCCTATTTAAAGGATTATCCATATGCCTTTATCTTGATTTCGCATGATACAGAATTCATGAACCAGATTTCAAATGTAATTTTCCATCTTGAATTTTCAAAGTTAACCCGATATACGGCCAGCTATGAAAAATTCCTTGAACTAGCAGAATTGCATAAAAATCAACACTTACAAGCATATGAAAAGCAACGTGAATTCATTAAAAAACAAGAAGACTTTATTGCTAAAAATAAAGCACGCTACTCTACAACCGGTCGTGCAAAGTCCCGTCAAAAACAGTTAGACCGGCTTGAGCGAATTGATCGGCCTGAATCGACTGTGAAACCTACATTTGAATTTAAAGAAGCGCGTGGAAGCAGCCGATTCGTTTTTGAAGGCATAGACTTTGAAATTGGTTACACCCATCCACTTCTTCCAAAGATGTCCATGACCATTGAACGAGGCGAAAAGATTGCTATTGTTGGTTGTAATGGGGTTGGTAAGTCTACTTTACTTAAAACAATGCTCGGAAATCTCGAGCCGCTTAGCGGAAAAATCGAACGAGGTGATTTTTTATATCCCTCTTATTTTGAACAAGAGGTAAAAGTTGGGACTATCACTCCGATTGAGGATGTTTGGAATGAGTTTCCAAGTCTTGACCAACATCAAGTCCGAGCCGCACTTGCTCGTTGTGGATTAAAAAATGAACATATTTCACGACCGTTGAACCAATTAAGCGGTGGAGAGCAAGCAAAAGTACGACTTTGTAAATTATTAATGAACGAAAGCAACTGGCTATTATTTGACGAGCCAACGAACCATCTCGATGGAATTGCAAAGGAAGAGTTGAAACGAGCACTTCAGGCCTATAAAGGAACGATCGTCCTCGTTTGCCATGAACCCGAGTTTTATGAGGGGTGGATTACAAAAGTTTGGAATGTTGAAGAATGGTCTCAGGAAATGATGGACTAA